In Vreelandella piezotolerans, one genomic interval encodes:
- the ntrC gene encoding nitrogen regulation protein NR(I): MTEATRTDVARVVIVDDDRAIRWVLERALAQPDLEVECIERADTALARLLESPPDVLVTDIRMPGIDGLDLMARVRDAHPDLPVIVMTAHSDLDSAVASYQGGAFEYLPKPFDVDEALALVRRAVAHARERQRPVSVPEGLSAEIIGEAPAMQEVFRAIGRLSHSHITVLINGESGTGKERVAQALHQHSPRSGKPFIALNMAAIPRDLIESELFGHEKGAFTGAAQQRQGRFEQANGGTLFLDEIGDMPAETQTRLLRVLADGEFYRVGGHTPVNVDVRIIAATHQNLESLVDDGRFREDLFHRLNVIRVHLPRLAERREDIPRLTRHFLAEAAKELSTDIKVLTPEAEAHLTRLPWPGNVRQLENICRWLTVMASGREILVEDLPPELRTVGTSESSVHGDWRSAFRDWADHALAEGHTHLLEEAVPDFERILIETALKHTGGRKGEAAELLGWGRNTLTRKLKTLLPALADDA; encoded by the coding sequence ATGACTGAGGCGACACGTACCGATGTTGCACGAGTGGTTATTGTCGATGATGACCGCGCTATCCGCTGGGTATTGGAGCGCGCTCTGGCGCAACCCGATCTGGAGGTCGAGTGTATCGAGCGTGCCGATACGGCGCTCGCACGCTTGCTGGAGAGCCCGCCGGATGTGCTGGTCACCGATATCCGTATGCCGGGCATCGACGGGTTGGATTTAATGGCACGGGTGCGTGATGCCCATCCGGATTTGCCTGTGATCGTCATGACCGCGCACTCCGATCTCGACAGCGCTGTCGCCTCCTATCAAGGCGGGGCATTCGAGTACTTGCCCAAGCCGTTCGATGTGGATGAAGCGCTCGCGCTGGTGCGCCGGGCCGTTGCCCATGCGCGTGAACGGCAGCGGCCGGTGAGTGTGCCGGAAGGTCTTAGCGCCGAGATCATAGGTGAAGCGCCGGCTATGCAAGAGGTCTTCCGGGCGATTGGACGGCTCTCCCATTCGCATATCACAGTACTGATCAACGGTGAGTCGGGTACGGGCAAGGAGCGCGTGGCCCAGGCGCTGCATCAGCATAGTCCGCGCTCGGGAAAGCCGTTCATTGCCTTGAATATGGCGGCGATTCCGCGCGATTTGATCGAATCAGAACTGTTCGGCCACGAGAAAGGCGCGTTTACTGGTGCTGCGCAGCAGCGCCAGGGGCGTTTCGAGCAGGCCAATGGCGGCACGCTGTTTCTCGATGAGATCGGCGACATGCCCGCCGAAACGCAAACCCGCCTGCTGCGCGTGCTGGCCGATGGCGAGTTTTATCGGGTGGGCGGGCATACGCCGGTGAACGTCGATGTACGGATCATCGCGGCAACGCACCAGAACCTTGAATCACTCGTTGACGATGGGCGCTTTCGTGAAGACTTGTTTCACCGCCTGAACGTGATTCGTGTCCATCTTCCGCGTTTGGCCGAGCGGCGCGAGGATATTCCACGCCTCACCCGGCACTTTTTGGCCGAAGCCGCCAAGGAGTTGTCCACCGACATTAAAGTATTGACCCCCGAAGCAGAAGCGCATCTGACCCGCCTGCCGTGGCCCGGTAACGTCCGTCAGCTCGAGAACATTTGCCGATGGCTAACGGTGATGGCTTCCGGTCGGGAGATTCTGGTCGAAGATTTGCCTCCGGAGCTACGCACCGTCGGCACGTCAGAGAGCAGCGTCCATGGCGACTGGCGCTCGGCGTTCCGTGATTGGGCCGATCATGCGCTGGCCGAAGGGCATACCCATTTGCTAGAAGAGGCCGTTCCTGACTTCGAGCGCATTTTGATCGAGACGGCGCTCAAGCACACCGGCGGGCGTAAAGGCGAAGCCGCCGAGCTGCTGGGCTGGGGGCGCAACACCTTGACACGCAAGCTTAAAACGCTGCTGCCTGCGTTGGCGGATGACGCCTAA
- a CDS encoding ChaN family lipoprotein, with protein sequence MRPTWPWILLTMALATGHAYGDCPSPGQWWQADGAVGAPTLLAQAARQQVVLLGEQHDVEDHHRWQLHTLAGLHALREDMVVGLEMLPRSAQPVLDRWVAGELTETELLAESRWDDAWGVDDELYLPILHFARLQAIPLVALNITPELRQRLVQEGFDRVPADQRYGIPTPLPASSVYQQRLTEVFEQHGMGQGDPAMLARFTQAQLTWDTAMAHGLAGAVKEGALAVGLMGLGHVTYGHGVEHQLEGMGIRHTLSLLPWDQAECRLPDPALADAVFVLPPALTHEPTN encoded by the coding sequence ATGCGCCCCACGTGGCCATGGATTCTGCTGACGATGGCACTTGCCACGGGACACGCCTATGGCGATTGCCCGTCACCAGGGCAGTGGTGGCAAGCAGACGGTGCCGTGGGCGCACCAACGCTGCTTGCCCAGGCCGCTCGACAGCAGGTCGTACTACTGGGCGAACAGCACGACGTCGAGGATCATCACCGCTGGCAGCTGCACACGCTCGCAGGGCTGCATGCTCTCCGCGAAGATATGGTGGTTGGCTTGGAGATGCTGCCAAGAAGCGCTCAGCCGGTGTTAGACCGCTGGGTAGCGGGCGAGCTGACCGAGACAGAGCTGCTGGCCGAAAGCCGCTGGGATGACGCGTGGGGAGTCGATGACGAGCTCTACTTGCCCATTCTTCACTTCGCGCGACTGCAAGCGATTCCGCTGGTGGCTCTCAACATCACGCCAGAATTGCGCCAACGGCTCGTTCAAGAAGGCTTTGATCGTGTCCCCGCTGACCAGCGCTACGGGATTCCTACCCCACTACCCGCCAGTTCAGTCTATCAGCAGCGTTTGACCGAGGTATTCGAGCAGCATGGCATGGGGCAAGGGGACCCTGCCATGCTAGCCCGCTTCACCCAAGCGCAGCTCACCTGGGATACCGCCATGGCCCACGGGCTTGCAGGCGCCGTCAAAGAGGGTGCGTTAGCCGTTGGCTTAATGGGCCTTGGTCACGTCACCTATGGCCACGGCGTAGAGCACCAACTCGAAGGGATGGGGATTCGACACACCCTCAGCCTACTGCCGTGGGATCAGGCAGAGTGCCGCCTCCCAGACCCCGCGCTTGCCGATGCCGTCTTTGTTCTACCTCCAGCCCTTACCCACGAGCCCACGAATTAG
- a CDS encoding DUF6435 family protein → MFGLFNRDPQKKLQQAYERKLQAAMEASRNGDMRANATLTEEAEALLAEINRLKAQKG, encoded by the coding sequence ATGTTCGGTCTATTTAATCGCGACCCTCAAAAAAAGCTTCAGCAAGCCTATGAGCGTAAGCTTCAAGCGGCGATGGAGGCGTCCCGCAACGGTGATATGCGAGCCAACGCCACGCTGACCGAAGAAGCAGAAGCACTTTTGGCCGAGATCAACCGGCTCAAAGCTCAGAAGGGCTAA
- a CDS encoding YqiA/YcfP family alpha/beta fold hydrolase, whose protein sequence is MMTVYLSHGLESGPGALKMQALKGIAEQLDDCEPVVMDYRGMDEPAQRLAHLQQALQKRGDDPSRCVMAGSSLGGWLSAAVSARTPVLGCFLLAPALGLPKYPETSPTIQARHTHIIHGWQDDVVPPGPVIERAQAQRLSLRMIDDDHRLHNSLETILVDFRRFLTLCATSERGAT, encoded by the coding sequence ATGATGACTGTCTACCTTTCACATGGCTTGGAAAGTGGCCCGGGCGCACTAAAGATGCAAGCGCTCAAGGGCATTGCCGAACAGCTAGATGACTGTGAGCCAGTCGTCATGGATTACCGGGGCATGGACGAGCCAGCCCAGCGGCTGGCTCATCTACAGCAGGCACTTCAGAAGCGCGGCGATGATCCCTCACGTTGCGTCATGGCAGGGTCTAGCCTTGGTGGCTGGTTAAGCGCCGCCGTCAGTGCTCGGACACCAGTCCTGGGCTGTTTTTTGCTTGCCCCTGCGCTTGGCTTACCCAAATACCCCGAAACATCCCCCACCATTCAAGCGCGGCACACGCATATCATTCACGGTTGGCAGGATGATGTGGTACCTCCTGGCCCCGTTATTGAACGCGCCCAGGCACAGCGATTGTCACTCAGGATGATCGACGACGATCATCGTCTGCATAACAGTTTGGAGACGATCTTGGTTGATTTTCGTCGTTTTTTAACGCTATGCGCGACGAGTGAGCGCGGCGCTACATAA
- a CDS encoding entericidin A/B family lipoprotein: MKRTVALGILLLATLLVLGGCNTVRGMGQDIEQGGEAIQRSAD, from the coding sequence ATGAAACGTACCGTCGCACTGGGCATTTTGCTGCTGGCAACGCTGTTGGTGCTGGGTGGCTGCAATACCGTTCGCGGAATGGGGCAAGATATCGAACAAGGCGGTGAAGCCATTCAGCGGTCGGCGGATTGA
- a CDS encoding phosphatase PAP2 family protein, translating into MRARPLVVFDRLDLWEWRFCQRVTHLSLYRPWRLTLQAASKLGDWPVWVLLITAQPWLQPDGWGRILQYTLIALIAITVYKLVKTKLCRERPFITYLGGVHCGEPARDRYSFPSGHTMHAVMFSVLVAAHTPWLLPIVLPLSLLIAISRVGLGLHYVSDVLVGGVMGYGFALLSLYWIG; encoded by the coding sequence ATGCGAGCTCGTCCGCTTGTCGTATTCGATCGTCTTGATCTATGGGAGTGGCGGTTTTGCCAACGAGTCACTCACCTCTCGCTCTATCGCCCCTGGCGGCTGACCCTGCAAGCGGCCAGTAAACTGGGCGACTGGCCCGTTTGGGTGCTACTGATTACAGCGCAGCCCTGGCTACAACCCGATGGATGGGGGCGCATTTTGCAGTACACGCTGATCGCGCTCATAGCCATTACAGTCTACAAACTGGTCAAAACGAAACTGTGCCGCGAACGTCCTTTCATTACGTATTTGGGCGGCGTGCACTGCGGTGAGCCTGCCCGAGACCGCTACAGTTTTCCTAGCGGCCACACCATGCATGCCGTCATGTTTAGCGTCTTGGTGGCTGCCCATACGCCCTGGTTACTGCCCATCGTTTTACCACTCAGCCTGCTGATTGCCATTTCTCGCGTAGGACTTGGGCTGCACTACGTCAGTGACGTTCTGGTCGGCGGTGTCATGGGCTATGGCTTTGCACTGTTGAGCCTTTACTGGATTGGCTAG
- a CDS encoding glycosyltransferase family 4 protein produces the protein MRLCIVSETWSPEINGVAHTLSRLCRELQRLGVTVDVIRPTPKTAGTAQDAGHELQVNRCSIPGYRDVQVGFARPATVRRFWQQHRPDVIYLATQGPLGWAARQAALQLQLPLVAGWHTNFDHYCYDYGVSWLSSATRRYLRYFHNGCALTLVPTQQQATLLRQQGIRDVQVLSRGIDGEHFSPASRDDALRLQWGVSEHQPVALYVGRIAPEKNLTLLQETLQAMRDVRPDMALVVVGDGPGRSQLEKALPDAYFTGFIDKQALARHYASADMFVFPSLSETWGNVITEAMASGLAVVAYRHAASAELIQSGHNGITVEPNDAVAFQQAAVALCQHPAEYARLGRIARLRALEQSWSGIAEQFLRYLNEAQEANHASSSACRIRSS, from the coding sequence ATGCGGCTCTGTATCGTTAGCGAAACATGGTCACCAGAAATCAACGGCGTTGCCCACACGCTCAGCCGGTTGTGCCGTGAATTACAGCGCCTGGGGGTCACAGTGGATGTGATTCGACCGACGCCTAAAACCGCTGGCACTGCCCAAGACGCCGGGCATGAGCTACAGGTGAATCGCTGTTCGATTCCCGGCTACCGTGACGTGCAGGTGGGCTTTGCTCGCCCCGCCACGGTGCGTCGCTTTTGGCAACAGCATCGACCCGACGTGATCTACCTGGCCACCCAAGGCCCGCTTGGCTGGGCAGCACGGCAGGCCGCCTTGCAACTCCAGCTTCCGTTAGTCGCGGGATGGCACACCAATTTCGACCACTATTGCTACGATTACGGGGTTTCTTGGCTGTCGTCCGCCACACGCCGCTATTTGCGTTACTTTCATAACGGCTGCGCGCTGACGCTAGTCCCCACCCAGCAGCAGGCAACGTTACTGCGCCAGCAGGGCATCCGCGACGTGCAGGTGCTGTCTCGGGGTATCGATGGCGAACACTTCTCGCCCGCCTCTCGTGATGACGCACTCCGGCTGCAGTGGGGCGTTAGTGAACACCAGCCAGTGGCCCTCTACGTAGGGCGCATTGCACCAGAAAAAAATCTCACCTTACTTCAGGAAACACTGCAAGCCATGCGCGATGTGCGCCCCGACATGGCGCTTGTGGTGGTCGGCGATGGTCCAGGGAGATCACAGTTAGAAAAAGCACTACCTGACGCGTATTTCACAGGCTTCATCGATAAGCAGGCATTGGCTCGGCACTATGCCAGTGCGGATATGTTCGTGTTTCCATCACTGTCGGAAACCTGGGGAAATGTGATCACCGAAGCCATGGCCAGCGGGTTAGCGGTGGTGGCATACCGTCATGCCGCCAGCGCCGAACTGATCCAGAGCGGGCACAACGGTATTACGGTCGAACCCAACGATGCCGTGGCGTTTCAACAGGCGGCCGTCGCGCTTTGCCAGCATCCCGCCGAATACGCACGACTAGGAAGGATTGCCCGTTTACGCGCCCTAGAACAGAGCTGGTCGGGCATCGCGGAGCAATTTCTGCGCTACCTCAACGAGGCCCAGGAGGCTAATCATGCGAGCTCGTCCGCTTGTCGTATTCGATCGTCTTGA
- a CDS encoding porin, which yields MFKKTTLALAVSGLLGASAAQAAMVYDQDGTTLDIYGRIAMGFEGGGAEENNVDNSEEFRNFGSRLRITAGHQITSDLRAFARVEWRFTGDERNQASGFDEVRNSYIGLDSEQYGTFTAGNFDSFYDSEVMGVFDVYVERGYEFAGGGLQARGDSLAYMTPDLNGFQAFIAAKHFSERGLEPSDQTSEGNVIATQGGVTYATGPLRLALGYVEDTVRGGGNGETRVGTTAEYAINDAFSARLGYETRGDSDTQGGGFDTVGLGGTFATGAWTFYLDYYNIELDNVSDSRDAWAAAAHYDLSNNFDVFVELNDANEDAVNSYEDDLYYAVGARYHF from the coding sequence ATGTTTAAGAAAACGACACTTGCTCTGGCCGTTAGCGGTTTACTGGGTGCCTCTGCTGCCCAAGCGGCGATGGTGTATGATCAAGACGGCACTACGCTGGATATCTATGGCCGTATTGCCATGGGGTTCGAAGGTGGCGGCGCAGAAGAAAACAACGTTGATAATAGTGAAGAGTTTCGCAACTTTGGCTCTCGTTTACGCATTACTGCTGGCCATCAAATCACCTCTGATCTGCGCGCGTTTGCCCGCGTAGAGTGGCGTTTCACGGGCGATGAGCGGAATCAAGCGTCTGGCTTTGACGAAGTGCGTAACAGCTACATTGGGCTGGATAGTGAGCAGTACGGTACTTTTACTGCAGGTAACTTCGATAGCTTCTACGACAGCGAAGTGATGGGTGTATTCGACGTGTATGTCGAGCGCGGCTACGAGTTTGCAGGTGGTGGCCTGCAAGCACGGGGTGACTCTCTGGCGTATATGACGCCGGACCTGAATGGGTTCCAAGCATTCATTGCCGCTAAGCATTTTTCAGAGCGTGGTTTGGAGCCGTCTGATCAAACCAGCGAAGGGAACGTGATCGCTACTCAAGGGGGCGTAACTTATGCCACTGGCCCGCTGCGCCTGGCGCTGGGTTACGTCGAAGATACCGTTCGTGGCGGTGGCAATGGTGAAACACGCGTGGGTACGACCGCTGAATACGCCATCAATGACGCTTTCTCGGCACGCCTGGGTTACGAAACCCGCGGTGACAGTGACACTCAGGGCGGCGGCTTTGACACCGTTGGTCTGGGTGGCACCTTCGCTACTGGCGCATGGACGTTCTACCTCGATTACTACAACATCGAGCTGGACAACGTTTCCGACAGCCGCGATGCCTGGGCCGCTGCCGCGCATTACGATCTGTCCAACAACTTCGATGTCTTCGTGGAGTTGAACGATGCCAACGAAGATGCGGTGAATAGCTACGAAGATGACCTGTATTACGCGGTAGGTGCGCGTTATCACTTCTAA
- a CDS encoding SDR family oxidoreductase: MSSIVVITGANRGVGLALAEHYQQEGWNVIGVCRQTSDELDRVAVNVIEDIDVTQDDDIARLSAALAGHTIDLLINNAGLLRDDVLGDIEIDSLRQQMEINAYAPLRVSEALLPLMKKGSKIANITSRMGSLADNDSGGRYGYRASKAALNAFGKSLAIDLKPRGIAVAQLHPGYVKTRMVNFGGHISPQEAATGIAACITALNLENSGGFWHSNGEQLPW; this comes from the coding sequence ATGTCGTCCATCGTTGTGATTACAGGCGCAAATCGGGGCGTAGGGTTAGCCCTGGCTGAGCATTATCAACAGGAGGGATGGAATGTTATCGGCGTGTGTCGCCAAACGTCTGATGAGTTAGATCGTGTCGCCGTCAACGTGATAGAAGACATTGATGTGACCCAGGACGACGATATCGCGCGCCTTTCTGCGGCGTTAGCCGGGCACACCATTGATCTGTTGATCAACAACGCGGGTCTGCTGCGCGATGATGTGCTGGGAGATATCGAGATCGACAGCCTACGCCAGCAAATGGAAATCAATGCCTATGCACCGCTGCGAGTATCCGAAGCGCTGCTGCCGCTGATGAAAAAGGGCAGTAAAATCGCCAATATTACCAGCCGGATGGGCTCTTTAGCCGACAACGACTCAGGCGGCCGCTACGGCTATCGCGCGTCAAAAGCGGCGCTGAACGCCTTTGGTAAATCGCTGGCCATCGATCTCAAGCCTCGCGGCATCGCCGTGGCACAGCTGCATCCGGGCTATGTGAAAACCCGGATGGTCAACTTTGGCGGCCACATCAGCCCCCAGGAAGCCGCAACGGGCATTGCCGCCTGCATCACAGCGCTCAACTTAGAGAATAGCGGCGGCTTCTGGCACTCCAATGGCGAACAGTTGCCTTGGTAA